The following proteins come from a genomic window of Fontisubflavum oceani:
- a CDS encoding putative PEP-binding protein, whose protein sequence is MLTTPDFTEITPTADIKATRHGSRAKCLQRLVRLDLPVPLSVALPFDTVRSIAKGKLPNMQALMGVFGDGALVSVRSSSQAADWGGPGTVLNIGMNDAVAARLAETHGQDAADALYLSFIKAYAVDVLRLDEDIFDEPITPRLAKSYFEDETEEPFPQDPGVQLTEVLRSMARAWEGTTARLLRQAQGAPADAGLGLVVQQMALGIGQGISGSGVMQFVSAQTGKPQVTGRYLPQGQGRAALDEQNAQFVESDARGPALEDACPKPVAALREAGALIRTRLREELQIEFTLMNGELFILDAVRCPRSGQAEVAIAVALAEDGVISKSEAMLRIPPFTLNQLLHRQVNPKAPRDMLTRGIAAAPGAATGKIVFTSEAAQAAAAQGDACILVRRDTSPEDIRGMHAAQAILTERGGMTSHAAVIARGLGLPCVSGATRLQLNSRKKTLTVPGRKVFHEGDVITVDGSSGEVLAGTAEMIEPALGGAFATLMKWADEARDIGIRANADTREDAEAAQRFGVDGIGLCRTEHMFFDPIRLTVMREMIFAEEPGDRTAALDRLLPMQRKDFTELFKLMQGQPVCIRLFDPPLHEFLPTERDGIRAMAEAMDMSVSRVASRIESMQEFNPMLGMRGVRLGITVPEIYDMQARAIFEATIAASDGGAPVVPEIMIPLVSARREVELVKARVDAVAAAVRAETGVAFDYRLGVMVETPRAALRAGEIAESSAFLSFGTNDLTQMTYGLSRDDAGRFMSAYVHQGVFPEDPFQRLDTDGVGELLLLGAERGRAARPELVLSLCGEHGGHPDSIAFSRTAGFDYVSCSPFRVPVAKLAAAQLSVQDKELP, encoded by the coding sequence ATGTTGACGACCCCAGATTTCACCGAGATCACGCCGACGGCGGATATCAAAGCCACGCGTCATGGCAGCCGGGCGAAATGCCTGCAGCGCCTGGTGCGGCTTGATTTGCCGGTGCCGTTGTCGGTGGCGTTGCCCTTTGACACGGTGCGGTCGATTGCCAAAGGCAAGCTTCCGAACATGCAGGCCTTGATGGGCGTCTTTGGCGACGGCGCGTTGGTTTCGGTGCGGTCGTCGAGCCAAGCTGCCGATTGGGGCGGGCCGGGCACAGTGTTGAATATCGGGATGAATGATGCGGTGGCGGCGCGTCTGGCCGAGACCCATGGCCAAGATGCCGCCGACGCGCTTTATCTGAGTTTTATCAAAGCCTACGCCGTCGACGTTTTGCGGCTGGATGAAGACATCTTCGACGAACCGATCACCCCGCGCTTGGCCAAATCCTATTTCGAGGACGAAACCGAAGAGCCGTTCCCGCAAGATCCAGGCGTGCAACTCACGGAAGTGTTGCGCTCCATGGCGCGGGCTTGGGAAGGCACGACCGCACGGTTGCTAAGGCAGGCGCAAGGCGCGCCTGCAGATGCGGGCTTGGGGCTCGTGGTGCAGCAAATGGCGCTAGGCATTGGTCAAGGAATCAGCGGCTCGGGTGTGATGCAATTTGTTTCGGCGCAGACCGGCAAGCCGCAAGTGACGGGACGCTATCTGCCACAAGGCCAGGGCCGCGCAGCGCTTGATGAGCAAAATGCGCAGTTTGTTGAAAGCGATGCGCGGGGCCCGGCGCTGGAAGATGCTTGCCCCAAGCCTGTGGCGGCCCTTAGGGAAGCTGGCGCATTGATCCGCACGCGGTTGCGCGAAGAGTTGCAGATTGAGTTTACCCTGATGAATGGTGAGCTGTTCATCCTGGATGCAGTCCGCTGCCCGCGCTCCGGTCAGGCGGAGGTCGCAATTGCCGTGGCGCTGGCTGAAGATGGGGTGATCTCAAAAAGTGAGGCAATGCTGCGCATCCCGCCATTCACCTTGAACCAACTCTTGCACCGCCAAGTAAACCCGAAGGCGCCACGCGATATGCTGACACGGGGCATTGCCGCCGCGCCTGGAGCGGCGACCGGCAAGATCGTCTTCACCTCCGAGGCCGCGCAAGCCGCCGCCGCGCAAGGCGACGCCTGTATCCTGGTGCGGCGCGACACCTCCCCTGAGGATATCCGTGGCATGCATGCGGCCCAAGCGATCCTGACAGAGCGCGGCGGGATGACCAGCCACGCGGCGGTGATCGCGCGCGGGCTCGGCTTACCCTGTGTCTCGGGCGCCACGCGGTTGCAGCTGAACAGCCGTAAGAAAACACTGACCGTACCCGGGCGGAAAGTCTTCCACGAGGGCGATGTCATCACCGTTGACGGCTCATCCGGCGAGGTTCTAGCGGGGACCGCCGAGATGATCGAACCCGCGCTTGGCGGCGCCTTTGCAACGCTGATGAAATGGGCCGATGAGGCCCGTGATATCGGGATTCGCGCCAATGCCGATACGCGCGAGGATGCCGAGGCTGCGCAACGCTTTGGAGTCGATGGGATCGGCCTTTGCCGCACGGAACATATGTTCTTTGATCCGATCCGCCTGACCGTCATGCGCGAGATGATCTTTGCCGAAGAGCCGGGCGACCGCACCGCCGCGCTTGATCGGCTTTTACCGATGCAGCGCAAGGACTTCACCGAGCTTTTTAAACTCATGCAGGGGCAGCCCGTATGCATCCGTCTGTTCGACCCGCCATTGCACGAGTTCCTTCCGACCGAGCGTGACGGCATCCGGGCGATGGCCGAGGCGATGGATATGTCCGTCAGCCGGGTCGCATCGCGGATTGAAAGCATGCAGGAGTTCAACCCGATGCTTGGCATGCGGGGCGTTCGTTTGGGGATCACCGTGCCTGAAATCTACGACATGCAGGCGCGCGCCATTTTTGAGGCCACCATTGCGGCTAGCGACGGCGGAGCACCTGTTGTGCCCGAGATCATGATCCCGCTGGTCAGCGCCCGCCGCGAGGTGGAGTTGGTCAAAGCCCGGGTTGATGCGGTTGCCGCGGCAGTGCGTGCCGAGACAGGTGTCGCATTCGACTATCGGCTTGGGGTCATGGTCGAGACACCGCGTGCAGCGCTGCGCGCTGGTGAAATCGCGGAAAGCTCCGCCTTTTTATCGTTTGGCACCAACGACTTGACCCAAATGACCTATGGGCTCAGCCGTGACGACGCCGGTCGGTTCATGTCGGCCTATGTCCACCAAGGTGTGTTCCCGGAGGATCCGTTCCAACGGCTCGATACCGATGGTGTCGGCGAACTGCTCTTGCTTGGCGCCGAACGCGGGCGCGCCGCGCGGCCGGAACTGGTCTTATCGCTCTGCGGCGAGCATGGCGGACACCCTGACTCAATTGCCTTCTCACGGACAGCCGGGTTCGACTATGTGTCCTGTTCACCATTCCGTGTGCCGGTCGCCAAGCTTGCGGCGGCACAATTATCGGTCCAGGACAAAGAATTGCCCTAA